The proteins below come from a single Nostoc sp. KVJ3 genomic window:
- a CDS encoding PAS domain S-box protein, with the protein MLISDFSIINLAPFGIGLSIIALGVIYYFLNLEVTRRQRAEVILRQQTERERLVNQIAQHIRESLELEEVLTTTVAEVREFLQADRVLIYRLWEDGTGSAITETVLPEYTKILGETFPEEVFPREYHQAYSLGKTRAIANVEQADVEACLADFVKQFGVKAKLVVPILQENRQADKQRDRQTPASPPDLWGLLIVHQCDRTRIWESWEIELMKQLATQVAIAIQQSELYKQLQTLNAELEHRVQQRTQELAKANVSLRAEIAERQRTQSALQALITASPRAIFTLDLEGYVKIWNPAAERMFGWTEAEVIDHPNPIFLDDQLEEYNTLQQSILQGITYTRVELRRFKKDGTAIDIVFSAAPLHDSDDSINGMVAVIADITHQKQQEEQVRLLQSVVVNTNDAVVITEAQPIGEPGPNIIYVNEAFTRITGYSLEEVLGKTPRILQGAKTSRAELAKVWTALSRWEPATVQVINYRKDGSEFWNEFSIVPVADKTGWYTHWISVQRDITGRKRLDEIRMALERERELSVLKTRFFSMASHEFRTPLSTALAAAQLLEPTFRTST; encoded by the coding sequence ATGCTCATATCCGATTTTAGTATTATTAATCTCGCCCCTTTCGGTATTGGCTTGAGCATTATTGCATTAGGGGTAATTTACTATTTTCTCAATCTAGAAGTAACTAGACGGCAACGAGCAGAAGTAATCTTACGGCAACAAACTGAGCGGGAACGGTTGGTAAACCAAATTGCTCAACACATCCGTGAATCTTTGGAGTTAGAAGAGGTTCTTACTACTACCGTTGCAGAAGTACGCGAGTTTCTCCAAGCAGATAGGGTGTTAATTTATCGCCTTTGGGAAGATGGTACAGGCAGCGCAATTACTGAAACAGTTTTACCTGAATATACAAAAATTTTAGGAGAAACCTTTCCAGAAGAAGTGTTTCCGAGAGAATATCATCAAGCTTATTCATTAGGGAAAACCCGCGCGATCGCTAATGTTGAACAAGCAGATGTCGAAGCATGTCTAGCAGACTTCGTAAAACAGTTCGGTGTCAAAGCCAAGTTGGTAGTGCCAATTCTCCAAGAAAATCGGCAAGCAGATAAACAACGAGATCGGCAAACACCTGCTTCTCCCCCTGATCTTTGGGGCTTATTGATTGTCCATCAGTGCGATCGCACCCGCATCTGGGAATCTTGGGAAATTGAATTGATGAAGCAACTTGCAACCCAAGTGGCGATCGCTATCCAACAATCAGAACTTTACAAACAGCTACAAACACTCAACGCTGAATTAGAACACCGCGTCCAACAGCGAACTCAAGAGTTAGCTAAAGCCAATGTCTCTCTCAGAGCCGAAATAGCTGAACGTCAACGCACGCAATCGGCGCTACAAGCTCTAATTACTGCCTCTCCTCGCGCCATCTTCACACTTGATTTAGAAGGCTATGTGAAAATCTGGAATCCTGCTGCTGAACGGATGTTTGGCTGGACGGAGGCGGAGGTGATTGACCATCCTAACCCAATTTTTTTAGACGATCAATTAGAAGAATATAACACTCTCCAACAGAGCATATTACAGGGAATAACTTATACTAGAGTTGAATTACGCCGTTTTAAAAAAGATGGCACTGCGATCGATATAGTTTTCTCCGCCGCTCCCTTGCATGATAGTGACGATAGTATCAATGGCATGGTAGCAGTGATTGCTGATATCACCCACCAAAAGCAGCAGGAAGAACAAGTACGGCTACTGCAATCTGTGGTTGTAAATACAAATGATGCTGTAGTTATCACTGAAGCACAACCGATTGGTGAACCTGGGCCAAATATTATCTATGTTAATGAAGCATTCACCCGAATTACAGGTTACAGTCTGGAAGAAGTATTAGGTAAAACGCCTCGTATCCTTCAAGGAGCGAAAACAAGTCGCGCAGAACTGGCTAAAGTTTGGACTGCTCTTTCTCGTTGGGAACCAGCCACCGTTCAGGTAATTAACTACCGCAAAGACGGCTCGGAATTCTGGAATGAATTTAGCATCGTCCCTGTAGCTGATAAAACCGGCTGGTATACCCACTGGATATCAGTACAACGTGATATTACTGGGCGCAAGCGATTAGATGAAATTCGGATGGCACTAGAGCGAGAGAGAGAACTTAGTGTCCTCAAGACACGCTTTTTCTCAATGGCATCTCACGAGTTTCGTACACCTCTGAGTACTGCCTTAGCAGCTGCTCAATTGCTAGAACCCACATTCCGCACTTCAACTTGA
- a CDS encoding IS1634 family transposase yields MSPTSETKIKNIDHLGIVAGLIDEIGIVDIINSKLGIDVREKISSGILVKAILLNGLGFVSRPLYLFSQFFEDKGIELLLAEGIKSDYVNDDKLGRVMDKLYKYGLNNLFIEIVLSVINKFKIETKYSHLDATSFHLHGEYKNEYNQEKELEIIKQKPIIITKGYSRDHRADLKQCVLDLITSSDGDIPLLMRAGDGNEADKAVFGKILGEFKKQINFDSIMVCDSALYSQENLQLIEHLKWISRVPMTIKRAKELVHSVEIEEINSEESAKRAALNLDGYKWKSEIVNYGGIKQNWLIVESQKRQESDLKKLEKKMKTEKIKVEKLLKEINKEDFESPEQARYKLKSVNKKLNLFEIKEVKVIQSKSKGNKTIYKIEGVEHQKPEEIERIRKEAGRFILATNLVDDDKLKPEEILTNYKNQQSCERGFRFLKDPLFFADSLFVENPERIETMLFLMSLCLLVYNLGQRELRNSLKRIKIGIKNQLGKLTISPTLRWVFQCFQGIHLLTLNGVNQIVNLTLERNFILNCLPSSCLKYYLLS; encoded by the coding sequence TTGTCTCCAACCTCAGAAACAAAAATTAAAAATATAGATCACTTAGGAATAGTAGCTGGACTAATTGATGAAATAGGAATAGTTGACATAATCAACTCCAAATTAGGAATAGATGTTCGGGAAAAAATTTCATCAGGAATATTAGTAAAAGCTATTCTGCTCAATGGATTAGGATTTGTATCAAGACCTTTATATTTATTTAGTCAATTTTTTGAAGACAAAGGAATCGAATTATTATTGGCAGAAGGAATAAAAAGCGATTATGTGAATGATGATAAACTGGGAAGAGTTATGGATAAATTGTATAAATATGGATTGAATAACCTATTTATAGAAATTGTCTTATCTGTGATTAATAAATTCAAGATAGAAACAAAATATTCTCATTTAGATGCGACATCATTTCATCTGCATGGGGAATATAAAAATGAATATAATCAAGAGAAAGAGTTAGAAATAATCAAACAAAAACCAATAATTATCACCAAAGGATATTCGCGCGACCATAGAGCAGACTTGAAACAATGTGTATTAGATTTAATAACAAGTAGTGATGGAGATATACCATTATTAATGAGAGCAGGAGATGGAAATGAAGCAGACAAAGCCGTGTTTGGAAAAATATTAGGAGAGTTTAAAAAGCAGATAAACTTTGATAGTATCATGGTCTGTGATAGTGCATTGTATAGTCAAGAAAATCTCCAATTAATCGAACATCTAAAATGGATAAGTAGAGTACCGATGACAATCAAAAGAGCAAAGGAATTAGTTCATTCGGTAGAGATAGAAGAGATAAATTCCGAAGAAAGTGCAAAAAGAGCAGCCTTGAATTTAGACGGATACAAGTGGAAATCGGAAATAGTAAATTATGGTGGCATCAAACAAAATTGGCTAATAGTAGAAAGTCAAAAAAGACAAGAAAGTGATTTGAAGAAGTTAGAAAAAAAGATGAAAACCGAAAAAATCAAAGTTGAAAAGCTGCTCAAGGAAATAAACAAAGAAGATTTTGAAAGTCCAGAACAAGCTCGATATAAACTAAAAAGCGTAAACAAAAAATTGAACCTCTTTGAAATTAAAGAAGTTAAGGTTATTCAAAGTAAATCAAAAGGTAATAAGACTATTTACAAAATAGAAGGAGTGGAGCATCAAAAGCCAGAAGAGATAGAAAGAATCAGAAAAGAAGCGGGAAGATTTATTTTAGCGACAAACTTAGTTGACGATGATAAGTTAAAACCAGAAGAAATTTTGACAAATTACAAAAATCAACAGTCTTGTGAAAGAGGGTTCAGATTTCTAAAAGACCCTTTGTTTTTTGCCGATAGTTTATTTGTAGAAAACCCTGAAAGAATCGAGACGATGTTATTTTTAATGTCTTTGTGCTTGTTAGTTTATAATCTTGGACAAAGGGAACTGAGAAATAGCTTAAAAAGAATCAAAATCGGAATCAAAAATCAACTAGGTAAGTTAACGATTTCTCCGACATTAAGATGGGTGTTTCAATGTTTTCAAGGAATTCATCTTTTGACTTTAAATGGTGTTAACCAAATTGTTAATTTAACATTAGAACGTAATTTTATTTTGAATTGCCTGCCATCATCTTGTCTAAAATATTATCTGCTTTCTTAA
- a CDS encoding sensor histidine kinase, giving the protein MLDDILTINRAETGKLEFNPKLLDLEGFCGYFVEEMRLSTDQRHTLSFVCQGKAIRALVDERLLRSILSNLLLNAIKYSPQGGSVHLSLEFKSDTVILQVKDRGIGIPLADQKQLFEPFHRGKNVRSIPGTGLGLVVVKKCVDLHQGHINITSEVGIGTTCAIALPLGISNK; this is encoded by the coding sequence ATGTTAGACGATATTTTGACCATCAATCGAGCCGAAACCGGAAAACTAGAATTTAATCCCAAACTTCTAGATTTAGAAGGATTTTGCGGTTATTTTGTGGAAGAAATGCGCTTAAGTACAGACCAGAGGCACACACTTAGCTTTGTTTGCCAAGGAAAAGCTATTCGTGCTTTGGTAGACGAAAGGTTGTTGCGTTCCATTCTGTCTAATTTGCTGCTGAATGCGATTAAATATTCTCCTCAAGGAGGGAGTGTTCATCTTAGTCTAGAGTTTAAATCAGATACGGTGATTCTCCAAGTTAAAGATCGGGGTATTGGGATTCCATTAGCAGATCAAAAGCAGCTATTTGAGCCGTTTCATCGTGGCAAAAATGTCAGAAGCATTCCTGGTACTGGATTAGGTTTGGTAGTGGTGAAAAAGTGTGTAGATTTACACCAGGGTCATATTAATATTACCAGTGAAGTGGGAATTGGTACAACTTGTGCGATCGCTCTTCCATTAGGGATTTCCAACAAATAA
- a CDS encoding Uma2 family endonuclease encodes MTQAKTHRAIAVNIPPTLTLTVTHEQLVELAIANRDLQLERTVTGELIVMAPTGGTTGNRNLDIEGQLWLWNRQTGLGKTFNSSTGFHLPNGADRSPDAAWVGQDRWDALTPEQQDGFVPLCPDFVLELRSKNDNMKPLRAKMREYIENGACLGWLIDRKNKKVEIYRQGQSVEVIDNPLTLSGEDILPGFILDLTEVWK; translated from the coding sequence GTGACACAAGCCAAAACACATCGGGCCATTGCAGTGAATATTCCACCAACGCTAACACTTACAGTCACCCACGAGCAGTTAGTTGAGTTGGCGATCGCTAACCGAGATTTACAACTAGAACGAACTGTGACAGGAGAGCTAATTGTTATGGCTCCAACTGGAGGTACTACAGGAAATAGGAATTTAGATATCGAAGGACAACTATGGCTCTGGAACCGTCAAACAGGACTTGGTAAAACATTTAACTCTTCGACAGGTTTTCACCTTCCTAACGGAGCCGATCGTTCTCCCGATGCAGCTTGGGTAGGTCAAGACAGATGGGACGCACTCACTCCAGAACAGCAAGATGGATTTGTCCCTCTTTGTCCTGATTTTGTACTGGAACTGCGTTCTAAAAATGACAATATGAAACCCCTACGAGCCAAAATGAGGGAATATATAGAAAACGGAGCTTGTTTAGGTTGGTTAATTGACCGAAAAAACAAAAAGGTAGAGATTTATAGGCAAGGCCAGTCTGTAGAAGTTATAGATAATCCCTTAACCTTGTCAGGTGAAGATATCTTACCTGGGTTTATCCTAGATTTGACCGAGGTTTGGAAATGA
- a CDS encoding DUF2993 domain-containing protein: protein MFGGLTGLQDPKGTDWGERMLNTVASQTIRHLFTQSESVEVFVRCYPSSKLLQGSIDSFKMSGRGLVIRKDFAVEEMSFETDAVAIDFGSVLSGKLSLKQPTQAIAQVILSEAGINQAFSAELVKKRLLNLSVPSLTALSGGEPVSFTEVQVQLLPGNRLQLVAKADLNNGELVPLSMILTIGIERRRRVSFKDPKIELEQVPEAQREISQTLSVALVEILDNMVDLDRFDLDGVKMRLNRLETEGQKLIFSGYAEIERIPNSA from the coding sequence ATGTTCGGCGGACTTACTGGTTTACAAGATCCTAAAGGCACTGATTGGGGAGAGCGGATGCTCAACACGGTTGCCAGCCAAACGATTCGCCACCTGTTTACGCAAAGCGAGTCAGTAGAAGTCTTTGTGCGCTGCTACCCCTCCAGCAAACTGTTGCAAGGCAGCATTGATAGCTTCAAAATGAGCGGTCGTGGCTTGGTGATTCGGAAAGATTTCGCGGTGGAGGAGATGTCTTTTGAAACCGATGCGGTTGCCATTGACTTCGGCTCGGTTTTAAGTGGCAAACTCAGTCTTAAGCAACCCACTCAAGCAATCGCTCAAGTAATTTTATCAGAAGCAGGTATTAACCAAGCCTTTAGTGCGGAACTGGTGAAAAAGCGTCTGCTTAACCTCTCTGTACCATCCCTGACGGCATTATCTGGCGGTGAACCAGTTTCCTTTACGGAAGTGCAAGTGCAGCTATTACCTGGAAATCGGTTGCAGCTTGTAGCAAAAGCAGATTTAAATAATGGCGAACTTGTACCCCTGAGCATGATTCTAACTATAGGCATTGAAAGGCGGCGGCGAGTTTCTTTCAAAGATCCAAAAATCGAACTTGAGCAAGTACCAGAAGCACAACGGGAAATTTCCCAAACCTTGAGTGTAGCGCTGGTAGAAATTTTAGATAATATGGTTGATTTGGATCGTTTTGACCTTGATGGAGTGAAAATGCGACTCAACCGATTAGAAACTGAAGGTCAAAAACTTATTTTCAGTGGATACGCTGAAATTGAACGTATTCCAAATAGCGCTTAA
- a CDS encoding DUF433 domain-containing protein — protein sequence MSKISVISEHIEITPGVCGGKPRIARHRIRIFIQIQKSDRTLRNQKGNRLICMVENGKRSGYTSVS from the coding sequence ATGTCTAAGATATCCGTAATCTCAGAACATATTGAAATTACTCCTGGTGTGTGTGGAGGTAAACCGCGCATTGCTAGACACAGAATTAGAATTTTTATTCAAATACAAAAAAGCGATCGCACTTTGCGTAATCAGAAAGGCAATCGCTTGATTTGTATGGTGGAAAATGGGAAACGTTCGGGTTACACAAGCGTCAGTTAA
- a CDS encoding UDP-glucose dehydrogenase family protein, whose amino-acid sequence MRVCVIGTGYVGLVTGACLAHIGHDVICVDNNEEKVKLMKSGQSPIFEPGLSEIMQSAIQAEKIHFTSDLAAGVSHGEILFIAVGTPPLPTGESDTRYVEAVARGIGENLNGGYKVIVNKSTVPIGSGDWVRMIVLDGIAERQKTLVPAGGISSDGKLPEFAAEFDVVSNPEFLREGSAVHDTFNPDRIVLGGNSERAVSLMQQLYAPIVERKYAVDQSLPPVPILATDLSSAEMIKYAANAFLATKISFINEVANICDRVGADVTQVAKGIGLDSRIGNKFLQAGIGWGGSCFPKDVSALIHTADDYGYEAQLLKSAVSVNERQRLIALEKLQQVLKILKGKTVGLLGLTFKPDTDDLRDAPALILIEQLNRLGAKVKAYDPIISQTGMRHGLSGVLVETDAERLADGCDALVLVTEWQQFSTLDYVKMAKLMAHPVIIDGRNFLDPETLIRAGFQYVGVGR is encoded by the coding sequence ATGCGTGTTTGCGTGATTGGTACTGGTTACGTTGGTTTAGTTACAGGTGCTTGCTTGGCTCATATTGGGCATGATGTAATCTGCGTAGACAACAACGAAGAAAAAGTTAAGTTAATGAAGTCTGGGCAATCCCCAATTTTTGAGCCGGGACTCTCAGAAATTATGCAGTCTGCTATTCAAGCAGAGAAGATTCATTTCACAAGCGATCTTGCTGCTGGAGTTTCCCACGGAGAAATTCTGTTTATTGCAGTGGGAACACCACCTTTACCCACTGGTGAAAGTGATACTCGTTACGTCGAAGCTGTAGCCCGTGGAATTGGGGAAAATCTCAACGGTGGTTATAAGGTAATAGTGAATAAATCTACAGTCCCCATTGGCTCAGGTGACTGGGTGCGGATGATTGTTCTAGATGGGATTGCAGAGCGTCAAAAAACTCTCGTACCAGCAGGTGGAATATCGAGTGATGGGAAATTACCTGAGTTTGCAGCCGAGTTTGATGTAGTCAGCAATCCAGAGTTTTTGCGCGAAGGTTCGGCAGTTCACGACACCTTCAACCCCGATCGCATTGTACTAGGAGGCAATAGCGAAAGAGCAGTATCCTTAATGCAACAACTGTATGCCCCAATTGTAGAACGCAAGTACGCTGTCGATCAATCTTTGCCCCCAGTGCCAATTCTGGCAACAGACCTGAGTTCGGCAGAGATGATTAAATACGCCGCAAATGCCTTTTTAGCCACTAAGATTAGTTTTATTAACGAAGTTGCTAATATTTGCGATCGCGTCGGTGCTGATGTTACCCAAGTAGCCAAAGGTATTGGTCTAGACTCCCGCATTGGTAACAAGTTTTTACAAGCTGGTATTGGTTGGGGTGGTTCCTGCTTTCCCAAAGATGTCTCTGCTCTGATTCATACTGCTGATGACTATGGTTATGAAGCCCAGCTACTAAAATCTGCCGTCAGTGTCAACGAACGCCAACGCTTGATTGCTTTGGAGAAACTCCAACAAGTTCTAAAAATTCTCAAAGGCAAAACAGTCGGACTACTCGGATTGACCTTCAAGCCAGATACCGACGACTTGCGCGATGCTCCAGCCCTGATTTTAATTGAGCAGCTAAACCGACTGGGAGCCAAAGTCAAAGCTTATGACCCCATCATTTCCCAAACAGGTATGCGTCATGGGCTTTCTGGTGTGCTAGTAGAAACCGATGCCGAGAGACTAGCTGACGGCTGCGATGCCTTAGTACTCGTCACTGAATGGCAACAGTTCAGCACTCTTGACTATGTGAAGATGGCGAAATTGATGGCGCACCCCGTTATTATCGATGGTCGTAACTTCCTCGACCCCGAAACACTGATCCGCGCCGGATTCCAATATGTAGGTGTGGGAAGGTAG
- a CDS encoding UDP-glucuronic acid decarboxylase family protein, translating to MRILVTGGAGFIGSHLIDRLMTDGHEIICLDNFYTGHKRNILKWLGNPYFELIRHDITEPIRLEVDQIYHLACPASPVHYQYNPVKTVKTNVMGTLNMLGLAKRVKARFFLASTSEVYGDPEVHPQTEEYRGSVNPIGIRSCYDEGKRIAETLAFDYYRQNKVDIRVVRIFNTYGPRMLENDGRVVSNFIVQALRGNPLTVYGDGSQTRSFCYVSDLVEGFIRLMNGEYVGPVNLGNPGEYTILQLAQAVQNMIDPDAQIKFEPLPSDDPRRRQPDITKAKTWLNWEPTIPLQEGLKLTIEDFRDRIQGDVNNSTN from the coding sequence ATGAGAATTTTGGTGACGGGCGGTGCTGGGTTTATTGGTTCCCATCTCATCGACCGATTAATGACCGATGGGCATGAAATAATATGCTTGGATAACTTTTACACTGGTCATAAACGCAACATCCTTAAATGGTTAGGTAATCCGTATTTTGAACTGATCCGCCACGATATTACCGAACCGATTCGGTTAGAAGTGGATCAAATCTACCATTTAGCTTGTCCTGCTTCACCAGTACATTACCAGTACAACCCAGTTAAAACCGTTAAAACTAACGTTATGGGAACTCTGAATATGTTGGGGTTAGCTAAACGTGTGAAAGCTAGGTTTTTCTTGGCTTCAACCAGTGAAGTCTATGGAGATCCAGAAGTTCATCCCCAAACTGAAGAGTATCGGGGTAGCGTCAATCCCATTGGGATCCGTTCATGCTACGACGAAGGTAAAAGAATTGCTGAGACTTTAGCATTCGATTACTACAGACAAAATAAAGTTGATATTCGAGTTGTTCGGATATTTAACACCTACGGGCCGAGAATGTTAGAAAACGATGGTCGAGTGGTGAGCAACTTTATAGTTCAAGCCTTGCGGGGTAATCCTTTAACCGTGTACGGCGACGGTTCACAAACTCGGAGTTTTTGCTACGTTTCCGATTTGGTAGAAGGATTCATTCGCTTGATGAATGGCGAATATGTTGGGCCAGTAAATTTGGGCAATCCCGGTGAATACACGATTTTACAATTGGCCCAAGCTGTGCAGAATATGATCGACCCAGACGCACAGATTAAATTCGAGCCACTACCTTCGGACGATCCCCGCCGTCGCCAGCCTGATATTACAAAGGCAAAGACTTGGTTAAATTGGGAACCTACCATTCCTCTGCAAGAGGGGTTAAAACTGACAATAGAAGATTTCCGCGATCGCATTCAAGGTGATGTCAATAATTCAACCAACTAA
- a CDS encoding cation:proton antiporter codes for MELISQVLVLEPTSQVLGKEPIVPFAILLVVILVIPIMFERLRLPGLVGLVFSGLVLGPSGWNLFQSDSPMINLLSDIGLIYLLFVTGLEIDLEKFRRQKSRALGFASLTFSVPLVMGTLVGLILGYSWNTSILIGSLFTSYTLLAYPIISRLGVVNNEAVTVTIGAKIFTDIGAVLILAVCVGMTHAGGFSFAKLLTLSGWLIIYSVAVVTGFDWAGKEFFKRSGDDEGNKFLFVLLAVFLAAVGAQLIGVEKIVGAFLAGLAVNEAVGEGPVKEKVVFIGSVLFIPIFFVDLGLMINLPAFVNYLDTLKLTLLMIIGLIVSKLIAALLTKLVYRYKWQETLTMWSLSLPQVGTTLAATLVGYRAGLLSLEVLHSVIILMVVTSTLGPLITGKIAVGLNSSPAEEPAPPLPEQNVPETDNTFTIVVPVYNPHTEQHLIEMAALLARQSQGKIIPLAIATATAHMDAPQLEASLQRSEQLLSKATAHSRVLGVPAEPMLRIDDAFAQGISRAAREQKANLIVTGWGKRTGLRARLFGNVIDGVLWASHCPVAVTRLVESPKKIQRILVPVENLTAPTLQPVQFAQMLAEANQSHITVLNVCDRRTSSSKIAWRRSHLSLMVSQLALANTPEIQIIAHENVAQAILQAARLYDLVVLPFIRNRTSPGGLAISDVTTQLARQLTCSIVMLGEPQRTQTNIINSNTVTSIKSPV; via the coding sequence ATGGAACTCATATCACAAGTTCTTGTTCTGGAACCAACTTCCCAAGTTCTTGGCAAGGAACCTATTGTTCCCTTTGCTATTTTGCTGGTGGTCATCTTAGTTATCCCCATAATGTTTGAGCGGCTAAGATTGCCAGGATTAGTGGGTTTGGTTTTCTCAGGGCTAGTACTTGGGCCTTCAGGGTGGAATTTATTTCAGTCTGACTCACCGATGATTAACCTGCTATCAGATATTGGGTTAATTTATTTGCTGTTCGTCACCGGGCTAGAAATCGATCTAGAAAAGTTTCGTCGGCAAAAAAGTCGGGCATTGGGGTTTGCTAGCTTGACTTTCAGTGTCCCCCTAGTAATGGGAACCTTAGTAGGGCTGATTTTAGGCTATAGCTGGAATACTTCAATCTTAATTGGCTCTTTATTCACTTCCTATACCCTTTTGGCATATCCCATAATCAGCCGTTTGGGAGTGGTAAACAATGAAGCTGTTACTGTCACCATTGGAGCTAAGATTTTTACAGATATTGGCGCAGTACTGATCTTAGCCGTTTGTGTAGGTATGACTCATGCTGGCGGATTCAGCTTTGCGAAACTACTCACCTTGTCGGGTTGGTTAATTATTTACTCTGTTGCCGTTGTCACAGGCTTTGATTGGGCAGGGAAGGAATTTTTTAAGCGGTCTGGAGATGACGAAGGAAACAAGTTTTTGTTTGTATTACTTGCTGTATTTCTGGCGGCTGTGGGCGCTCAATTGATTGGGGTAGAAAAAATTGTTGGTGCTTTTTTAGCGGGTTTGGCGGTGAATGAAGCTGTGGGTGAAGGCCCAGTTAAAGAAAAGGTGGTATTTATTGGCAGCGTGCTGTTTATTCCCATTTTCTTCGTTGACCTTGGCTTAATGATAAATCTACCCGCTTTTGTGAACTACTTAGACACGCTCAAGTTAACGCTGTTGATGATAATCGGTTTGATTGTCAGTAAATTGATTGCAGCTTTGTTGACAAAACTGGTTTACCGCTACAAGTGGCAAGAAACCCTAACAATGTGGTCGTTATCACTTCCCCAGGTTGGTACAACCTTAGCAGCTACCTTAGTGGGATATCGAGCCGGGTTGCTCTCACTAGAAGTATTACACAGCGTCATTATCTTAATGGTTGTCACGTCAACCTTGGGGCCGTTAATAACTGGTAAAATAGCTGTTGGTTTGAATTCATCACCAGCCGAAGAGCCAGCACCGCCTCTCCCTGAGCAGAATGTACCAGAGACAGACAACACTTTTACGATAGTCGTACCTGTCTATAATCCTCATACTGAACAGCATTTGATTGAAATGGCAGCGTTATTAGCACGCCAGTCTCAAGGAAAAATTATACCTCTAGCGATCGCTACTGCTACTGCTCACATGGATGCACCACAGTTAGAAGCTTCTCTACAACGCAGTGAGCAGTTATTGTCTAAAGCCACGGCACACAGTCGAGTATTGGGTGTGCCCGCCGAACCAATGCTGCGAATTGATGATGCCTTTGCTCAAGGAATTAGCCGAGCCGCCCGCGAACAAAAGGCTAATTTAATTGTGACGGGTTGGGGTAAACGGACTGGGTTACGAGCACGTTTATTTGGGAATGTGATTGATGGTGTGCTGTGGGCATCCCATTGTCCAGTAGCGGTGACACGTCTAGTAGAATCACCGAAAAAAATTCAGCGCATCTTAGTACCAGTAGAAAATTTAACAGCACCTACCTTACAGCCTGTACAATTTGCCCAGATGCTAGCAGAGGCAAATCAAAGCCATATTACTGTGCTAAATGTGTGCGATCGCCGCACCAGTTCCAGTAAAATTGCTTGGAGGCGATCGCATCTCTCCCTAATGGTATCTCAATTAGCTTTGGCTAATACCCCAGAAATTCAAATTATCGCTCATGAAAATGTTGCCCAAGCAATTTTACAGGCAGCACGATTATATGATTTAGTAGTTTTACCTTTTATACGTAATCGTACTAGCCCTGGAGGTTTAGCTATTAGCGATGTTACAACCCAGTTAGCCAGACAACTCACCTGCTCCATTGTCATGCTTGGGGAACCGCAACGCACTCAAACGAATATAATTAACTCTAATACGGTTACTAGCATTAAATCTCCTGTATAA
- a CDS encoding HAS-barrel domain-containing protein produces MRLPLPQFATGDRHPNHIAEVIETTSTEFLAQCLEPPDLTFPSMPPFGSWVCSVDEESGNQVYAVIYYATTMPIDSVHRARALGLSLQDLREEQPQIFAMLRTEFRAAIVGFEQSSQNRGYNQRIYQYLPPRPPQIHQAVYRCEPEAIVKFTEELDFLRTLLCINGAPVESLTAAAIRDVYQLRKADREWLIKAGRNLSVLLKDDYDRLRFILSQIHP; encoded by the coding sequence ATGCGCCTTCCCCTACCACAGTTTGCTACTGGCGATCGCCATCCGAATCACATTGCGGAAGTGATTGAAACTACCAGTACAGAATTTTTAGCTCAGTGTTTGGAACCACCAGATTTAACTTTTCCCTCCATGCCGCCCTTTGGTAGTTGGGTTTGTTCAGTAGATGAAGAATCTGGCAATCAAGTTTATGCTGTCATATATTATGCCACAACTATGCCGATAGATTCAGTACATCGGGCTAGGGCTTTGGGATTGTCATTGCAAGACTTACGCGAGGAACAACCCCAAATATTTGCGATGTTGAGGACGGAATTCCGGGCTGCGATCGTGGGATTTGAACAATCTTCCCAGAATCGAGGTTATAACCAAAGAATATATCAATATCTACCACCCCGTCCTCCGCAAATTCATCAAGCTGTTTATCGGTGTGAACCAGAAGCGATCGTTAAATTTACTGAAGAACTAGATTTTTTGCGGACACTGCTTTGTATTAACGGTGCGCCAGTCGAGTCTTTGACCGCAGCTGCCATTCGGGATGTATACCAGTTACGCAAAGCTGACCGAGAATGGCTAATTAAAGCTGGACGGAACCTGAGCGTGCTACTTAAAGACGACTACGATCGCTTGCGGTTTATTTTAAGTCAAATCCACCCGTAG